From the genome of Oncorhynchus gorbuscha isolate QuinsamMale2020 ecotype Even-year linkage group LG18, OgorEven_v1.0, whole genome shotgun sequence:
GGCCTCCATTCTGGACAATCTGTTTCTGGAAGATCTGACATCTGGCATTCCCAATGCCGGCTGGTAATATGTGTACGGTGACGCCCTGGAAAGCACTCCCTGAAATGAGATTGTGAAAAAGTAGTTTTACACACGGGGCTTGTTCAACATCGACtgctgactgatctacaaatctaGCGTCATAAAAtcattattatttgtagatcTGTCAATCAGTCATAATGTGTCCAAAAAGCATTACGAATGTGATGCTCTCAAACACGGGCCACACCTGTAACAGGTACAGTTTCATCAGTCTTCCTCTTTGGTGGGGGGACATCCTTTCCTTCACGTGCCCCTGCTCTCTTCACTTTGGGGAAAGCTTTCATAATTCCGTAGGCAGACATTTCGCCAGGGAAAGGAAGCCCTGGAAAATATAGAAGAGAATGTGACAACTGACAccggctagctagctggctaactttagctgactagctaaattagctagcaagCGGACAACAACAACGGCATTTAACTGTTTTGAAAAGCTGGGATTTACTCACTCTACTGAAATATGTTACGTCATATATTTATTAAACTAATTTATATCATTGGTCGACAAACTCTTGAAAATACATATGTTTTACCCCTTTGGACGACCAAAACACAAACCAATGTTACAATGCAGATGGTTTAAAAATAATCTAACTTCCGGTTCGTTATAGACATATTTTTAGTTCTTGCACGACAAAGTAAAATATTTTTCAAGAAAATATTGTTAAAAAAGTATTTAttatttattgagtaaatgtaaacatgtttttgACATATTATGGAGTTGAAAAAATATGAAAACTTCATTATACGTTTCACGATGACCTCCGTTGCCGTGGCTACACGTGATGTTTCAGGAAGTGTCAGTTTTTTGCAATATGGCTGTGCAGAGCTGGTCAGATCTCCTAAAAACATCCACGAAAACCGCTCTAATACACGATGgtgagtgaaacagagagatatagacaagttatcatcaTTATTGTGTTTTGTATAACAATATTTACCCTTGCATTCATCTAGTAAGACTTCAGTGTCAATTATAAGCTCGCTAGCATTATCTGCTAACTAACACTAACGTTCACTTTGCCTAGCAAATCTGTTTAGCAAAGATGAAAGCTAGCTAGTTCACATTTAAGTGAATTTCTATTGGTGCTTTGCAAAACTCTTCCCAGGGAAAAGGAAGATACACTATCTCTTTACAGATGGGAAAGAAATGGCAGAAGAATATGACTTGACCACAGATGAGCTCATTGGTAAGCTTGTTTCAGATTAGACATCTTCTAAAAAGTATCCTGCATTAGCTACATTGCTTCCGGTGCATTATATTATTTCCACTCTCAGCTGATGTATTCTTACTTTGCAGTACGAAAGTGGCGTTCGAAAAGCACCTTGAAGGGACAGGGACCATGGGAGATAGAAGTTGGAGAGCCAGTCCCATCTACTGTAGCCTGTTTGGAATCAGATGTTATCAAAGAAAACTATTCAAACGTGAGTTGTATTATACAATATTTACATCTATTATGTTTCAGGCCATGATCTAAATTGACAATTGATTCTAGTTCAATATCACCAACAGCACTCATCCAAATGTGTCAACTAATACTTTTACGATCGTGGAATTCATTTCATTTTCATCATTTCACTATTCAACTAATCATAAATAAACAGTATGCATTTAACAGTACAATGCTTTGTTGTATTTCCTCAGCCTGTATTTATGCGCAAAGACACAAAGACCAGTTTCCTGTGGAGAGTCCGGAACCTTCCGTACCCCAAAGAGGTCTACAACATTTCAGTGGAGCCTGATCAACGATGCTGCATCATACGAACAAATAACAAAAAGTAACATCCGAATAGCCTCTATTCCACTCTCATGCCCAAATGCTGTAATAGTTATGCATACAGTTGATATGTTTCCCCTCCTTAGAAATCTACTGATAAACTGGCCTATATCACTTCAGATATTGTTAACTACATGTGCCTGAAAAGCCACATTCAAAGTCTATATAATTTCTACAGTTGTAACATCTTCACAATGGAGAAGGCCTcctatattttcctttattttctTTTGTCGGTGTTAGTTCCAGTTCCTCATATGCAAGTGAGGCTGGCTCTCCTATAGGTGGCACTGTTGACAAAAATATTGATCTCTTGCCTTCAAGAAACCCTTTTCTCACTGCGGTGTGTTGATCCTTTGCAGGTACTACAAGAAGTTTAATGTTCCTGATCTGGACCGAAGCCAGCTGCCATTGGATAGTTCCGCGCTCAACTTCACCCATGCCAATAACACGTTAATCGTCAGTGTAAGTActcctgacaacaacaacaacaacaactaacaaaCCAACTACAGTACTTCTCAAATCCCACCTTGGGTGATTTTACACTGCAAGTCTTATATCCAATATTCAGAGACTGATAGACTGATGGGCAAACTTGAGGCTAAACTATAAGTTGATACTGGAGACTAGATTGAAACTATATTTTTGTATTCGTCTCACTTGTATCAGAACATGCCTGTGAACTCAAGGGATCGAATCATTGAATTAGTTAGTAGGCTATCCTAACGTTTGTTCTAAGTATCTGATGAAGAGATCGACCGTTACTTTATGTGTATACCTATCATAATCGTTTTCTCTGTGCTATTCAATTTCTTATTCCTTGCGTTTGTTCAAATTGGCACCCCGTTCCCTATATAGCGTACTATTGAGCCCgactctggttgaaagtagtgcactatatagggaataaggagcCTCTGTTATCCCACTTCAGGCCAAACATTACACTACAGGGTGTACATGGAAGGGAAAGGTGTTTCTGTAGAGGTAATTACCTATTCTGTCTTTCCTTTCCAGTACAAGAAGCCTAAGGAGATATTAACCTTTGAGCACGAGCTACTCCGGGAGGTGAAGAAACTGAAGGGAACCAATGAAGAGGACATCGACTGCAAAACACAATGAAGTGCCAATCTGGAGGGGATGTCACTCAAACAAGTCGTTTTTGATTTGCACTGGTGATACAGTATCCTGTATGTTTTCTACTCTGATTTCTGGTTCTCAATGGGATTCCACTATTGGAAATAATTTGCGCAGTGCCTTTTCCATACTCTCCATTGTGTTTATTGCCGTCGAGGCGGGGGGATGCGGAATTGAGACAGTGAATTACAAACATAGTTACTTGTTCAAACTTGTTCTGTCCAAAAAATATTTGAGAAATGTCACTGCTGTTCTGTAAAAAGTTCTGAATTGTTGTTGTCGAGATACGAACAATTATTGGGTTTAATATGTGATGTTGTCCTTTGAAGATGAATACAATTCCATAACATTGTTAACAACtgtctctacatctctctttTCCCTTAACTATGCAAACTATTAGTTGTTAAAATAGTCCAAACGCAGAGAGTTCATCCCCCTCCCACAATTCTTGGTCTCCTTCCCTTGTAAAACACTTTAACACACAATGCCTTTTCCCTATtctttccacacacacaaacacacacacactgttctcgaCCGGGTCGCCCTTACAAGCACGTCCCATTTGTGTTAACTGAATACCCTTATGCTCATGATTGTGCAGCCCAGAGTAGGCCACCCTGAAAGCCATTATGGCCGAGCTAGCCAGTACTAGCAGGTCTTACTGGTCCCCTGAGCCTCGCCCAGTCCTCCAGAGGGTGACTTTACTGGCCCAGAGTCCTCCAACAAATCCTCACGCAATCCCCAAGACTGGGGATAGCCAAGGATAGGTATGGAGCTTGGATGACAGAAGCACTATATTACTGGGAAGTGAACAAGTCGTATGCTTCTTTGTAAATATAGGTTCTTGCATGACAGTAGTACTGAATTACCGCAAAGTGGAAAAAGGTTGTAGGCTCTTTTGTAAATCGAGTACCACGGTGAGCCACAATGAGAAACGTTATCTGACTGAATGCTTGCTAACTTTAACCATCAAACTCTAGAGAGATGAGTAACAAGACATTATATCTGACTAAGCTAATATGACTGAGTTTTGACCATCAACGTTTGATTGAAACAATGCTGCAAAAAAGGAACAATTTCATTTAAATATAGATTCCTCTAACCTAGTGGTGATTCTTTGCATTTCTGGGACTCTATGTGCCTAACCAAGTGAGCAGTACAAGGGCTAAACACAGCCACTAAACCACAGGTCACTTGCTATTGTGCTTTGCGTACTTCCTAAAGGGGAGGAGATATGTCATGGGATTTGGGATCCAGATCCAACCAAAGCATAAGATCTGAGAAAAGAATTCTCAACGAATTTCTCAAATCAAGAGTTGCTGTTGGATTGCTTTGACTTTGTGCTGTCCAAATAAAATCTTGGACACGGAATGAAACGACCATTTGGAGGGTGATTTGCGTACACTGCTGTCTTTTCTCATTTGGCAGAGCAGGATAATGCTTCAATTAATGTGCATGATGTGTCCTAGTAGCAATTGAGCCATGAGGATAGCCACTCATTTCTCAATAGGAGTAACAATAATAACACAAGTTCAGAGTTTTTATCCTGTCAGATTTATTGAACCTTTTTGATCACAGCTTTCAGTTGTTCATTCGTTTGCAAGTCCTCAAAGCTGGCGGCGCTTGGCGCTTAGCTATACTGAAAAACCATTCCTCATATTTGGAATCCGGCCTTTAGCAAACAACCAATAGGACATCCAGACTTCAAACagtgagaaagaagagaggaagggaataTAGAGGGTCTGCTCTGATTCTGTGGTGCAGCCAGGCCGACCGGGTCTTCTTCCCCGTCATCTTATTCTGTTGTGCAGCCAGGCCGACCGGGTCTTCTTCCCGTCATCTGATTCTGTTGTGCTGCCAGGCCGACCGGGTCTTCTTCTCCGTCATCTGATTATGTTGTGCTGCCAGGCCGACCGGGTCTTCTTCCCGTCATCTGATTCTGTGGTGCAGCCAGGCCGACCGGGTCTTCTTCCCGTCATCTGATTCTGTTGTGCAGCCAGGCCGACCGGGTCTTCTTCCCGTCATCTGATTCTGTTGTGCTGCCAGGCCGACCGGGTCTTCTTCCCCGTCATCTGATTCTGTTGTGCAGCCAGGCCGACCGGGTCTTCTTCCCCGTCATCTGATTCTGTTGTGCAGCCAGGCCGACCGGGTCTTCTTCCCCGTCATCTGATTCTGTTGTGCTGCCAGGCCGACCGGGTCTTCTTCCCTGTCATCTGATTCTGTTGTGCTGCCAGGCCGACCGGGTCTTCTTCCCTGTCA
Proteins encoded in this window:
- the LOC124003727 gene encoding protein DPCD-like, translating into MFQEVSVFCNMAVQSWSDLLKTSTKTALIHDGKRKIHYLFTDGKEMAEEYDLTTDELIVRKWRSKSTLKGQGPWEIEVGEPVPSTVACLESDVIKENYSNPVFMRKDTKTSFLWRVRNLPYPKEVYNISVEPDQRCCIIRTNNKKYYKKFNVPDLDRSQLPLDSSALNFTHANNTLIVSYKKPKEILTFEHELLREVKKLKGTNEEDIDCKTQ